Genomic segment of Harmonia axyridis chromosome 6, icHarAxyr1.1, whole genome shotgun sequence:
CGGTCAATAAAAAATGCGATAACTCTTATTATAGTATAAGGATAgtatagtaagccagtgtagtgcttttttcgattttgttgatgttgagcgccatctagttgtactcacgtttaactcgaattttactgtcaaaaattggtccgtaaagtggagccctctgaaaaaattggtgttattttgaagaactaaaatttttgaaatagagtggtcacaagatttctatattttgaataaatattcaatgaatattcaaatgtagtggtaacttaataataacataaaaattgttggcaatgtcatgcgaccccttttcaaccacgccactgaatgaattatcgtattatttctgcgccatctatagctcatgattcagcgccatctattatcgagttacttctccaaatccaactacagtagcgacccctggtgactatttccttgccgtcaaacgtcGGTTGGCTTACTaccctttccttatactatgttattattaagttatcacaaatacactccactggcgtaaatgctaattacagagcagaaaaaatatcaaaatatagaaatcttctgaccactctatttcaaatattttagttcttcaaaataacaccaattttttcagagggtTCCACTTTACggtccaatttttgacagtaaaattcgagttaaacgtgagtgcaactagatggcgctcaacatcaacaaaatcgaaaaaagcactacactggcttactatcctttccttatactgtGCTTTCACACCAGGCAACAACTGTCCCATTTATTTTTTGACCGCACTGTACTATCGTGATAGTACTATAGCGACAGTGCGATAGTAACTATCAAGTTGTTTAAATGGTCATAGTTCCTGCGATAGTTGCTATCGTCTTGAAAGTGAGTCTTTAGCACTGGGTTAGAGTCATTGATGATCAATTCGTTCTTCGTTACAGTAAATGCTCAAAATTCCTTCCTCAAGCTTTTACGCATAACCTACATATCTTCTCAACAAATTTCACCTTTATATTTTGTTAGGCTCTTCCATTGTTCTTGATCACTTTAGAAACGATTTGTAATGTTTGCCTCAATCGttcttcattattatttatggtTTAATGAACCACAAGCGAATTCCATACATTGCAACCGAGTGGATGTTGGTAAAGTAGGCGACCACTGCTGCGCTCCTATACGAGACTGTTCACTACCAAAATTGTGTAGATTGCCACTGTAAGTTTTTTTAGTGCCGCCATATGCAGTTCCCATGAAAGTGCTCCGTCCAATGTAATTCCcaaaaatcttatttttgtcactttttatttttagatGTTGAGTGGCAAGAAATTACAGCTGAACCAGTGGTTGATTGTTAAATGAACATATCGCTCTAATATCTTCAGTTCCCCATCGTCTGCAGCCTTCAAGAAAAGACAAAGGATGTATCATCTGCAAATAGAAGGGTACATGGTCAGCTAATCTCTTGTCAAATTCAGGTCATTTACAAATATTAGAAAAAGTAAGGGTCCCAGTCTTGATCCTTGACGAACTCCAGGCTTTAGGTTCCTGCTTCCTGATAGTAAGTTGTTCCACAGGACTTGTTGCCTTTTAGAAAGGAACGAACAGATGAGATATCATCTGTTCGTTCCTTTCTAAAAGGCAACTTGCTGCTGATAAGCAGCAGCACCACCTAATCCGTCCTCTTCAATATGTCATGGTTCCACGGTATCAAAAACCTTTGATAAATCCAGAGAAACAGTTTCTGATGGCCATTTATTATCTACAGCTTGGATTATTTCCTCCAGTAACATAGTTGTCGTCGACCTGGAGCTTCTGAATCCAATTTGTTGTTTGCCAAgcatttcattttcttcaaaatttgctAGGAGTCTTGATATAATGATTTCTTCAATTACCTTAGATATGGCTGGTAGAATGGAAATTGGGCGGTAGTTCGACAGATCACTTTCATTTCTCTTCTAATAGATTGGTTAAACTTTCGCTGATTTTAGTGCTTCGGGGAATATACCCTCAGAAAGACAtttgttcaaaattatttcaagtagTCAGACGAATTCAATTGATATGGCTATAGCCTACCGTTGAAAAGAGCTTTTGGCTTGCAGTCCTATTGACCTCATCTTGTACTTCCACTGACGGTTGTGGTGTTGCTTACGACATCAAATGGCTAATGGTGTCTTTCAGTGAAGACTCACGATTCTGGTTGTTAATGCACTATGGTGGCATGATGGTTAGATGTAGACGTGGAGAATGTCAAAATGTGCAGTTTGCTGTTGAGTGGCATGTGCGCTACATTGTAGGGGTGCTATTGTTTAAGGAAGCAGAACTCAGTTGGTATTTATCCAAGGTAATGTGAATGCTCACCGAAATGTCCTTTAGGAGCTGGAGGATCAGATTCAGCAACAGGATAGTGGCCGTAAGGCATTCTATGCAGCGCTTTGAAGAAGCAAAACGTCAATATCTTACCGTGACCACCCAGATCTCCCGATCTATCGAACATGTGCGTATAAATGAAACAAATGCACAAATACTGAAAGAATCTCTCAAGCATAAATTACCAATTGCCTTGGATGAAATATCTCAGGAAGAAACCGTGCTAACAGATAATAAGCCCTTTTATCTATTTTGAACTCTCTGAGTTCCCGAAAGTGAAAAGTTACATGATGTCTAAACGGCACGCAGCAAATAAATCTCATCGACGCGTTTTGCACTCTTTGTAATCTAGATTTACTGTACTGTGCCAGAAAATTATAGTATACATTACAATATTAATCAATATTCGGGTAAATCAATGTCTTGACCAACTTAAGTTTCATTTAGGATTTCAATGAATGTTTATGTTGATACAACATTTTCAACTTCATGAACAATGATCTACATGTTTTATTTATATGTTGTTTGAAGACCAGAGAGTTATCAAGGATAAGACCTAAATTTTTTGCATTAGAGACCCATTGAATGTTTGCATGATACTTAACATGTTAACTGCAGCATAGGATTTTCAGTGATTATTATCAATATTGACATCCTGTACAGTCGGCGGCCAAATAGTAAAATATGAATACGAAATTCTCTGTACAGCTGTACcaatacaaaataatttccgtatataaaaagaaattcaatattttgatatgcgCTTTTGTTTCACAATGATATGTcaatatttagtggaaaaaagcAAATAGCAATTTTCGGGATACGCCAGTTTCGTTTGGCGCCTCAAGTATCAAGTCACTTGGCCGCCGGCTGTACTGGTGGCAGTTAAGGTGTTAAGACAAATTCAGTCGAATCTACCCTTGACATTAAGAGAGCCCATGCACAtggttaaaattttcaaaagataatGCCTCATGTCTTAATGGAATTGGTTCTCACTGAAGTAGTAGGAATATCACTTTTATATAAAAGTCACTTTTGACTTCTCACTTCTCAGTAGTTAGGATAATAATGACATTTTTCAAAACACTAAAAGCATCAAAAATGTTAGAAAATACTGATTTCAGACAATAATAATTAGTAGACTCTTAAAACACGTTAACCGTTCTTGATACTTAATATACTATTGGAAGCCCAGAGTTCaggaaatttttcagaaaatattcaaaattggaaataaaacaaaaaataatatttttaaagataataataatatataaaagtATCGAAGTACTTCCCAGTGGAAACTAtttgaaaacaggaaaaacaaTGCCAAAACAAATATATGGTATTGAGGAATAATACAGAAAAAAGATATCAACAATGGATTTACTAACAATAAATTCACTTATTCAATACATACGAAagtatttttatattatgaaaataatttttagaacatcaaacataaaaaacaatttaagtTTCATCTAAAACATTACCTTTCGGCTGGAAATTCACTATTTTCCTCAACATTTTCACTTGTTTCATGTTCATTTTTCTCAATCTTCTGTGCTGCAGTTAGacctttcatttcattcaattcttttttcatataattttttttgctctCGGCTGCTTCTAGTTTTGGACTTTTCCTGGGAGaaaaacattgttttttttggaTTGTATTGGGTTTAGAAGGACGTAACTTGAGATTTGGTAGAACAAATCCAGTATTGCTTTCCTCTTCATCTGAAGAGACTTCTTGCCTGCACAAACTTTCTGTAAGCTCATTACCATACCCCAAGCCTGAAACCTAATGATAgtaatcataaattttttttaagttttccaTGGATGAAATTAGAATTGCTTTTTTTAGCATCTACCTCTTTGGTCTCAAAGAAGAGGAGTAATGTTATCAACCCCAAAAAACCAGTTTGTTTTTGCCAGCTAAAATAGTGCGATGAGAAATATTACACATAAGTTTCTATCAAGCTATCAAACaatttatcttcttcttcttcaaccagCATtcatccactcctggacataggtcTCTTTCAACCGCTTCCATGTCTCCCTATCCTGTGCCACGCTTATCCACCTCTTACCAGCAATCCTCTTaatatatatttcatgaaatcTCCCCAGAAATATAGCATTCATATAAACAATTTATATGAATGCTATATTTCTGGGGagatttcatgaaataaaactATTCAAAAGCAAGATATTTACTTAGCTGAATAAACTAGTAGTTATCAGATATTTGTGTGTAAATTGATTCTGCAGTTCAATGATTCAGGTGGTATCAACcatgtaaaattttatattaggttaatatcaacattttgaatataatcTAAAAAGCAATTAGTGTGGATATGCTTGAATGTGATATTGATGAGGGAGGTGGATAATAAGaggtattatttgaaaaaaaatttactcaCTATTAAATATATAGATACTGATCTTTTAAGAGAATAAGCCCATCCTTCAAAAATtggatttttattcatattgcaATACCTAATCTTTATATTATGGTAAGATTAATCTTAAGCaactacatttttatacaaaataatttcacaaaaatataataggtTACTAAACTGATTCATACCTTCTAGTTGTGTAAATAGCCATCAGATTATATGAACATGCTCAAATTCTTTCTGTTAATAATAATGTGATTATGTATGAATAATGGtggaaaattttctgattgataAATATACTTATTTGTTGAAACTTATTTATTCCATTAATTTATATAATCTGATGTATTGGGTATTTGATCTGTAGGGTATGTCTTttactaaatttttttattttgatttttattaacTTCGAATAATTACATAAATATACTATATGAGGAATATTTTGACAAACATAATTAGAACAAGGGAAGTTGGATGAAGTGAGGATATTTTTAGGTATACTTGAAAAAGCCTCCTTAATGTGATAATTGTCATTTTTAGCGCCCATATATTCTTGAACTTTATACCCCAAATAGCACAGGTTTGTCCTTTGAATGTCAGATGGATACTAAAGATATATGTTATGGATATCTCTAAGTTATGCAGTATTGACCACTATAGGATATGTCCTACCACTATCATTGAGATATCCTCAAAATATGCAGAACAAATAtacatgaaatattttaagATATGAGATATCATTTGTCAATAAAACTTTCTTCGATATCAATTTTCCTTCATAACAAGAAACTTGAATATATGATAATGTAAGTAATAAGATAGTATATATTGAATATCATTATTTCTTAGGTAGATGAAAGAAAACGAAGAGcagtttgaaaataattcatagcTCACAAATATAACTCCATATGAAActcgattaaaaaaaatcatccttcaaaatatgaaatttttttttcagggttcaaactcattgatttgatttttttcattggcCAGTATCCTCTTCTTAGccaattttttattgcaatttcagCTGTCTTGCTAGGTGaaactgttgaaaaaataaacatgaaaattcaagttgGCCCACAGTATTCAAAATCAGAGGTGACCGTTCACAGAAGAGCATCTGCCTAGGGCTGAACTGCACAGAGACAAACGAACTTGGCCAATCGTAATAAATTGTCAATTGTTTATTAGATTGTTGCCTATTTTAAAACTCTCATATGAACCTCTAtaagaaatctgtcattgtgaGAAGGTATATAAATTTACTGCCTCTAATGGATATCCAACGGACtttcataaaatattatgtGTTGGATATCCATTTACTATCTCTAGATTTTATGTAAATCCATTCAATGTGTAATGATATTTGGACCTGCAATGGACTCAAATACTCGATATCCATATGATATTATGAGCAATCTGGGAAGAATTCTAGAAAACGAATCAACTGAACCCATTAGtttattcaaaaatgtaacacTTACTCAAGTATGACTACACTAATTTAATATTACTCCTTCAACATTCTATACAAATGTTATTTCCAATAACAAAGTTCAAAATTAGAACTCGCAAGTTGTTACAGGACTGACCTCTCTAATTTTTCTCCTGAGATCCATATCTTCCTCTGGGTATGAAACAACTGGTTGTCCTGGTATGATGATAGTACCAGGATGGTGTTTACCACGTCCACTAATGAAAATTTCCCTTCTCTCAGGACGATCATCAAATATTCCTGGATTTCGAGATGTCGTGGTTCTTGCTCTATATTCAGCAATTGATTTAGGCGGTGCAATAGTGAGAGAACTACCTGGGTATTCTAATTGTGAATATTCGAAGAGATCTCTTTCTATATCTTCCATAGTCTTCCATTCAGACATTTTTATGGTATCCTGGACAAAAGAATATTATTCATAGACAAGTACGCCTCctttaatattattaatataaaaaatacaatttttttgaataggtaTTAAGATTTTGCAACTATGTTATAAATCATCAAATTCGATTGTCCAATTGTTTAATTATAATACAAGAAATCAGTCTGATAGCGTTTAAAAAAGTAGGTACCTTTTAAGCAGGAAATTCCAGCTGCATTACAAAAGCAAGATaacgaataaatgaataaaataaaggtACCATTGGATTTCAGACTTAACCTCAACCATCCACATATGTTTATCAATTTGTTTATATTGGCGGGAATTATAATCACGAGTCAGCGCacattttttcttttctgtTTGCTTTGTTTACAAGAACTGATTACAgtctatatttcgttttgtataGAATAAAGTGCATAAACTGATtagttattgaattttcaactgTAAGAAATCTGAAATGAGCTAGTTCTTCGAACCGATTGCTTTATCGATTCGTCACAATGTCTCtatattttccgaatttttTGTAATTAGATCACAATGAACTATGATCACCTTTCCAGATAAAAATACTAGTATATTTTACTCTTTTTAAaaagattattgaaaaaaataaaaagaaaaagcaTGGTATATCTAATGCATTATACGAGATGTGATATTATAATGTAATCGTTGTCGGTTATTTTATCTAGAAtgaagataaggaattctgataatacctcagagtaataaatatgtttattactctatggataaTACGATCATCCTAAAATTCGGCATAAGAATGATTTATTgacatcaataaaataaatttcaacctagtctGAATGGTCTGATCTGTTGGTACGAATTTTGaaccgggaatggtctcaaacgataaattTTTGACTTAGTGCTGACAACAGTCCCTATACACGATAACTTTTGAACGGAAGGAGCTAGAAACATGAAACAGAGGCTAGGTTCGGATCTTGAATGTCGCGGATAAGTGCGTTAATGAATAAAATCTGTTCCGTAAATATAGCCGCTCGAAATTTTGTCTCCCATTAATTTCGAAAGTGCACATTCGGTTGGAATGAAAATTTGGATGTGATTTGTTGAAACACATGGActacaattcgttcaaatttagTCTAAAATTGGCGAATGGGGCAGGGCTTAAGCATAGGGGTATTGAATGAAAATCGTAATAAAAAGgctgatgatttttttctcaatttcactGACCAAATCGTTTTAAGGAcgttatgataataataatatggctTTATTTCTAATATAGGCATACATGATATCAACGTAGTATAGAATACCGAgatcatacatttttttatgtatTGCACACATTCCAGTTTTATAATGAAAAGAAACTTTAGGATTTCACATTCATTACTCCATTTGAAAGTATAccaaatacaaataaataacaaattgaaGGTTTTTAGTGAATGATACAGTCACATCACAAATAGCTGAATTAATCTTTCACTGAAAATTGTAATTGCTATCTACTATTTAGAAAATGCGCGCTTTATACAGGTTGACAAAAAAGTGATTCAGCtactagttatttttttttctgaggagGCTTTAACTCAGATaacgaatatatttatatattgtgaaattttcttACTTCCTCActaaaatgggccttacattttgatTTAATTCCAGAAATCATGTAAACGGAGAATGTATGGAGggataaggaaaataatctctTATGGTAGAAGTGTTGAGAAAGTGTTCAGCGGAAAAGGAATtaagaaggcgctagtgtagctagaggccAGAGGGTAACAAGAAGTTTCATATCAAATTCACCCTCTAGATACACTAGCGCCCCAATTTGGGGCAGTTCAACGTACACTTTTGAAACGGAAAGATTATTCTCCTTATCTCCACAAAAAGCCcccattttttgaataaaaaccgGTAGCCAATCAAAAATTAGACCATATAATGTCTATGGGTCGCAATAAATATGCCGACATTGTCGCCACCTTCATTAAATTGAGAAGGCACCGGAAGAAGAATATGTCTATGGTTGAGAGTCCATCTAcatcatagacctataataataattctatgTCTATGATTTACACATATATTTAGTTTTCTGTGATTTACACTGATATTGAAGAAAGATTCCTACTTACCAGAGCCACTCAAGTTTCACCACAAGCCAACAGGTGGCGAAAAACAATGTTATTGAAACCACTTTTCAAAACTGAAACAAAGGAAGGAAAGTTTTGggaataataagtaaataactcaattttgaattttctattgatttACAAGTATTAGGGCGATTTTAGACACAATTGACTTTGTCCATTTCTATATGAATAGCAATATTTATCTCCTAATCATCTTatctatttttaattattatttggtCCACTCCACACACCAGGACAAAAATAGGCCCATTACAAAGACCCTTGAAGtggtattttttcattgaaaagttCAATCTGAACCAATGACATGAAACTGAGATAGAGTTCAAAACTCCACTTCTTGATTCTTTGTGTCATGTCAACAAATACTCATCCAAAATCAGTTTAGATCttatataaaatacaaaaaattaacaaaaaactgACAAAGAATCATAAAGAGAGTTAGTGAATGGAAGAACACAATATAATACAAAGGGTATTAGGTATATCACGAGAGATTTTATATTCAGTAGATCGAATGAAAAAAGTGAACAGGCATTTTACCTAATAATATTTACTTGATATTTCAAGATATAATATTCTTGGATATCTCAAAATGAAATGTCAACCTTCGCAAATACTTTTTTTGTAAAGTGTAAAGTTTAATCGATCCATTAAATATAATTTGTGGGTACTTTGTAGGATATTTCATTTACTTATGGCTTGtataaacttcaattttatttattctcatTAAATCTAAATCCCTTATGAAACTGTGACCAATCGAAGCAGAGTAGCTacttgcaacttcatttttgaaaaaatactcCACAAAAGTATCTAAACAAGTATTGACATTGAAATGTTGAGGTTTGAAATTCTAAAAAATCACAATGAAAACGAAAATCCGTGAAGTTTTTGTTTGTGATCTAAATCACACGTTTCCTTGAatatttcctgaaaataagaattcTAACGAACATAAGGGATGTTGGCCAGATGCTCaaaattttttgggaaaaaaaagAGCTTGAAGCTTGAAAAAATAACTCACTGAAGATTTATAGAATAACTCGGCCTACTTGATGAtgtaaaaaacgcaatttatgTATCAAATTGAATCTTATTAACTatagaaaactaaaaaaaaatgacttcAATGTCCTGTAAATCGGTCACGAAGCGTTTGCCAAAACGGTTTtaataaattaacaataaatggaaatACTTTGGTGTTGGTACTTTGGTACTGTTTTGAATTTCTCTTTATATCTAACTTTAGAAAATTTCAGTTCATCTTTAGTTGGAACTTCTGGAAAAAGTAACATTCAAGAAGTTGTGAccaaataattatattatataaataaatatcaggaaaatattgttttttattattgattcaaaACTATATTGAAAGAACACGAACTTCTGAATTATTACCCGAATATAATTGCAAGTATTAAAATTAATTGTTCTTCTGTTCGATCTATCACGAGCATCCAACATAAATTTCAATAGTAACAAactgtatagtatatccaaagtcacttgaactactccataaaaacgcttggccatagatgtccctttgaagtgcaTACCACGATCTGCTAAGTACCGGGGTGTGGCggctcataaagctccacataacaacaataaacacagcactcgttggcctagaggttaagagtgtagactccctcaccgagatgcgacaaggtgccgggttcgagtcccggcggctcccgatataataaattccccaagcgtctgtgacacggcacacacaaatataccaaagtcacactgatgagtccggtgtgtgtgccagggacgaaacgcataagtaggcatacgtgTA
This window contains:
- the LOC123682120 gene encoding uncharacterized protein LOC123682120; translated protein: MSEWKTMEDIERDLFEYSQLEYPGSSLTIAPPKSIAEYRARTTTSRNPGIFDDRPERREIFISGRGKHHPGTIIIPGQPVVSYPEEDMDLRRKIREVSGLGYGNELTESLCRQEVSSDEEESNTGFVLPNLKLRPSKPNTIQKKQCFSPRKSPKLEAAESKKNYMKKELNEMKGLTAAQKIEKNEHETSENVEENSEFPAERARTSEVLPRGMFDEEDVPGILISRKDIPANSVNEDVLPTDTERFQEEASNYDNVDHMINEDKPISGGNTSSSSQNIKENKKEQKKKKMKFKPFNRNSNSQSSNQPWIPNFAAKFKDDNEFPPL